One Anolis carolinensis isolate JA03-04 chromosome 5, rAnoCar3.1.pri, whole genome shotgun sequence DNA segment encodes these proteins:
- the myoz2 gene encoding myozenin-2 gives MLSHADMVKERKQQASDIMKEIQRNESPGMDLGKKVSIPRDIMLEELSLLSNRGARLFKMRQRRSDKYTYENLHFLTSKPRNRSEIIQCVQLDTSGMGADQQHPPVTPPNTPDPRSPPNPETIAPGYSGPLKTIPPEKFNTTSVPKYYRSPWIEAISNDPELLEALYPKLFKPEARPELPDFKSFNRVATPFGGFERASKLVKFKVPDFNFLLLNDPRFMVLANPLCTRRSFNRTPKGWTSENIPIMITIQPSEVNGVPETDDL, from the exons ATGCTGTCACATGCTGACATGGTCAAAGAAAGGAAGCAGCAAGCATCCGACATCATGAAGGAAATCCAGAGAAATG AATCACCTGGAATGGATCTTGGAAAAAAGGTTAGCATTCCCAGAGACATCATGCTGGAAGAACTGTCACTGCTTAGTAACAGAGGAGCAAGGCTGTTCAAGATGCGGCAAAGGAGGTCTGACAAGTACACATATGAAAACCTTCATTTTTTAACCAGCAAACCAAGAAAT CGCAGTGAGATCATACAGTGTGTTCAACTGGATACTAGTGGAATGGGAGCTGACCAGCAGCATCCACCAGTAACACCTCCCAATACACCTGATCCACGCAGCCCACCAAATCCTGAAACCATTGCCCCAG gatATTCTGGGCCATTGAAGACAATCCCGCCTGAGAAGTTCAACACTACATCTGTGCCAAAGTACTATCGATCACCTTGGATAGAAGCTATTAGCAATGATCCTGAGCTATTGGAGGCTTTATATCCTAAATTGTTTAAGCCAGAAGCAAGGCCAGAGCTGCCTGACTTTAAGAGTTTTAACAG AGTTGCTACTCCTTTTGGTGGCTTTGAGAGAGCATCGAAACTGGTTAAGTTCAAGGTTCCAGATTTCAACTTTCTGCTGCTAAATGACCCTCGATTCATGGTCCTTGCCAATCCTCTTTGTACCCGGAGGAGCTTCAACAGGACTCCTAAAGGATGGACCTCTGAGAATATTCCCATAATGATAACTATACAGCCGTCAGAGGTCAATGGTGTTCCAGAAACAGATGATCTGTGA